Proteins co-encoded in one Pseudophryne corroboree isolate aPseCor3 chromosome 1, aPseCor3.hap2, whole genome shotgun sequence genomic window:
- the LOC134931519 gene encoding N-acetyltransferase 8-like isoform X1, with protein MPRVQDTGREAGHSAGSHPAGEGYKMSDYIIRLYKDSDYQAVRDLFAQGTLEHTQVAFKHGLSLPRIWLLLLVAFFLPLLILRSVVFSFVVVFLAFIILWLGTRDLYDSYVRHALSDDMLDIQKFYLQRDGYCFWVAESAGEVVGMVVAIPSSHPGGDNHTELRRMSVAQSHRGRGIAKALCRTVIDFARGRGCSAVILETTLGHRAAHGLYQSMGFKWQHSTFLKHPLAKLVDFKFLFYKYNIPTMSK; from the exons ATGCCACGTGTACAGGACACAGGACGGGAGGCAGGACACAGTGCGGGGTCACACCCTGCAGGAGAAG GATACAAGATGTCTGATTACATCATCCGGCTGTACAAGGACTCGGACTACCAAGCGGTGAGGGACCTCTTTGCCCAGGGGACTCTAGAACATACTCAAGTTGCCTTCAAGCATGGTCTCTCCCTTCCACGTATTTGGTTATTACTATTAGTCGCCTTCTTCTTGCCCCTTCTGATCCTCAGGTCCGTGGTCTTCTCCTTTGTAGTAGTATTCTTAGCCTTCATCATCCTCTGGTTGGGCACGAGAGACCTCTACGATTCCTATGTCAGGCACGCTCTCTCCGACGACATGCTGGATATCCAGAAGTTCTACCTGCAGAGAGATGGCTACTGCTTCTGGGTGGCCGAGTCGGCCGGAGAAGTGGTAGGAATGGTGGTAGCTATACCATCATCGCACCCGGGAGGGGACAACCATACAGAACTTAGGAGGATGTCGGTGGCCCAAAGCCACAGAGGCAGGGGAATCGCCAAAGCACTCTGTAGGACAGTCATTGACTTTGCCCGTGGACGCGGTTGCAGTGCGGTCATCCTGGAGACAACATTGGGCCATCGGGCGGCTCACGGATTGTACCAGAGTATGGGCTTCAAGTGGCAGCATTCAACGTTTCTGAAACACCCTTTGGCGAAACTTGTAGATTTTAAGTTCTTATTCTATAAGTACAATATTCCAACAATGAGCAAGTAA
- the LOC134931519 gene encoding N-acetyltransferase 8-like isoform X2, which translates to MSDYIIRLYKDSDYQAVRDLFAQGTLEHTQVAFKHGLSLPRIWLLLLVAFFLPLLILRSVVFSFVVVFLAFIILWLGTRDLYDSYVRHALSDDMLDIQKFYLQRDGYCFWVAESAGEVVGMVVAIPSSHPGGDNHTELRRMSVAQSHRGRGIAKALCRTVIDFARGRGCSAVILETTLGHRAAHGLYQSMGFKWQHSTFLKHPLAKLVDFKFLFYKYNIPTMSK; encoded by the coding sequence ATGTCTGATTACATCATCCGGCTGTACAAGGACTCGGACTACCAAGCGGTGAGGGACCTCTTTGCCCAGGGGACTCTAGAACATACTCAAGTTGCCTTCAAGCATGGTCTCTCCCTTCCACGTATTTGGTTATTACTATTAGTCGCCTTCTTCTTGCCCCTTCTGATCCTCAGGTCCGTGGTCTTCTCCTTTGTAGTAGTATTCTTAGCCTTCATCATCCTCTGGTTGGGCACGAGAGACCTCTACGATTCCTATGTCAGGCACGCTCTCTCCGACGACATGCTGGATATCCAGAAGTTCTACCTGCAGAGAGATGGCTACTGCTTCTGGGTGGCCGAGTCGGCCGGAGAAGTGGTAGGAATGGTGGTAGCTATACCATCATCGCACCCGGGAGGGGACAACCATACAGAACTTAGGAGGATGTCGGTGGCCCAAAGCCACAGAGGCAGGGGAATCGCCAAAGCACTCTGTAGGACAGTCATTGACTTTGCCCGTGGACGCGGTTGCAGTGCGGTCATCCTGGAGACAACATTGGGCCATCGGGCGGCTCACGGATTGTACCAGAGTATGGGCTTCAAGTGGCAGCATTCAACGTTTCTGAAACACCCTTTGGCGAAACTTGTAGATTTTAAGTTCTTATTCTATAAGTACAATATTCCAACAATGAGCAAGTAA